From bacterium, a single genomic window includes:
- the gspE gene encoding type II secretion system ATPase GspE, whose amino-acid sequence MDFNISQLLLKENLVNEDDLKKFLKLSKERNERLDKVLLKEGHITEETLLQFLSKILSIPFISELSIDKIEESVLKSIPLKILKNYKLLPVKKNQDTLTLATSDPLNLPSTGEFAGVTGYKIKLVLACEKEIFGNLDKLYRPQSGSTEDVMKEMKEDLSAFTRDEKAEDLLDLANKAPVIKFVNLVIFQAIEKRASDIHIEPLPGKLRIRYRIDGILYDALTPPKSYHSAIVSRVKVMASLNIAERRLPQDGRFDIKSGEKEVDIRVSVIPVAGGERVVLRLLDRGSLFDLGELGFDEQMFKTVDSLIHLSNGIILVTGPTGSGKTTTLYAALSKINSPDKNIVTVEDPIEYQLPGIAQIQVKPEINLTFANGLRSILRHDPDIIMVGEMRDLDTVDIAVRASLTGHLVFSTIHTNDTAGAITRLIDIGVEPYLLTSSVRAIIAQRLIRKICSHCKTEYKLEQKDEIMEFEKLGIKKEELPKKLFKGKGCTYCHEGYSGRIAIFEILLIKEEIEKMIMEKKTSRAIRNEAKKHGMRTLRGDGIKKVYEGVTTLSEVLSETQEIME is encoded by the coding sequence ATGGATTTTAATATCAGCCAGCTACTTCTTAAAGAAAACCTTGTCAATGAAGACGATTTAAAGAAATTTCTAAAACTCTCAAAAGAGCGAAACGAGCGCCTTGATAAAGTTCTCCTCAAAGAAGGACATATAACTGAAGAAACACTTTTGCAATTCTTAAGTAAAATATTGTCCATTCCATTTATTTCTGAACTTTCCATAGATAAAATTGAGGAGTCTGTTCTTAAATCCATCCCGTTAAAAATTCTTAAAAACTATAAATTACTCCCCGTAAAAAAAAATCAAGATACTCTTACCCTGGCAACTTCAGACCCGTTAAATTTACCTTCCACAGGAGAATTTGCCGGTGTTACCGGATATAAAATTAAACTTGTGCTTGCCTGCGAAAAAGAAATTTTTGGCAATTTAGATAAATTATACAGACCGCAGTCGGGTTCTACGGAAGATGTTATGAAGGAAATGAAAGAAGACCTTTCTGCGTTTACAAGAGACGAAAAAGCCGAAGACTTATTAGACCTTGCAAATAAAGCACCGGTAATTAAATTCGTAAATTTAGTGATTTTCCAGGCAATTGAAAAAAGAGCAAGCGATATACACATAGAACCCCTGCCCGGAAAACTGAGAATAAGATATCGCATAGATGGCATTTTATATGACGCATTGACTCCACCCAAATCCTATCATTCAGCGATTGTTTCAAGGGTTAAGGTTATGGCAAGTTTGAATATTGCAGAAAGAAGATTGCCACAGGATGGCAGGTTTGACATAAAATCCGGAGAAAAAGAGGTTGATATACGAGTATCCGTAATTCCTGTTGCAGGAGGCGAGAGGGTTGTTTTGAGGTTGCTTGACAGGGGAAGTCTTTTTGATTTGGGAGAACTGGGATTTGATGAACAAATGTTCAAAACCGTTGATAGTTTGATTCATCTTTCCAACGGTATTATTTTGGTTACCGGACCTACGGGTTCAGGAAAAACAACTACTCTTTATGCCGCGCTTTCAAAAATAAATTCTCCCGATAAAAATATAGTAACGGTTGAAGACCCGATAGAATATCAGTTGCCCGGCATTGCTCAAATTCAGGTTAAACCCGAAATAAATCTTACATTTGCAAACGGTCTGCGTTCAATACTGCGTCATGACCCCGATATTATAATGGTAGGCGAAATGAGAGATTTGGACACCGTTGATATTGCAGTAAGAGCTTCTCTTACGGGTCACTTGGTTTTTTCTACTATTCATACCAATGATACTGCCGGAGCCATTACAAGGCTTATCGATATAGGCGTAGAACCGTATCTTCTCACATCATCGGTGAGAGCGATAATAGCGCAAAGGTTAATTAGAAAAATATGTTCTCACTGCAAGACAGAATACAAATTGGAACAGAAAGACGAAATTATGGAATTTGAAAAACTCGGCATAAAAAAAGAAGAACTTCCCAAGAAATTGTTCAAAGGCAAAGGGTGCACTTATTGTCATGAGGGATATTCCGGACGAATAGCTATATTTGAAATCTTGCTTATTAAAGAAGAGATTGAGAAGATGATAATGGAGAAAAAAACGTCTCGAGCTATCAGAAATGAAGCTAAAAAGCATGGCATGAGGACTTTAAGAGGCGATGGGATAAAAAAAGTTTATGAAGGCGTTACGACTCTATCTGAGGTTTTAAGCGAAACGCAGGAAATAATGGAATGA